From a single Vibrio toranzoniae genomic region:
- a CDS encoding GNAT family N-acetyltransferase produces the protein MNVTLRAAKHTDLEQLNELMFDLHQHHHIACPEHFKTAEEIELEKSIARYLDNPECLVYVALKGELIIGFISGHFCELISTVSKPVQMGSVDELFVLPEYRKLKVAKMLFSRVESTFEDYGVTQVFVEVWDFNSPAKDFYQKMGFTPHIQWMRKSLHET, from the coding sequence ATGAATGTCACCCTAAGGGCAGCAAAGCACACCGATCTAGAGCAACTTAATGAGTTGATGTTTGATCTTCACCAACATCATCATATTGCGTGTCCTGAGCATTTTAAAACGGCTGAAGAAATAGAGCTGGAAAAGAGTATCGCACGATATTTGGATAACCCTGAATGCTTGGTGTACGTGGCATTAAAAGGAGAACTGATTATTGGTTTTATCTCGGGGCATTTTTGTGAGCTTATCTCAACGGTGAGTAAACCGGTACAGATGGGCAGTGTCGACGAGCTTTTTGTTTTGCCAGAATATCGTAAACTGAAGGTGGCGAAAATGCTATTTAGTCGTGTTGAGTCGACTTTTGAGGATTATGGCGTGACGCAGGTTTTTGTCGAGGTTTGGGACTTTAATTCACCTGCCAAGGATTTCTATCAAAAAATGGGGTTCACTCCTCATATTCAATGGATGAGAAAGTCTTTGCACGAAACATAG